The window aacatcttttttttaccatagcacgatacatttttgtccaattggcatgcaactaatgccaaaatgttcataattcaatgcccaatcttgtgatatgcgaaggtatgcgctctaccgagtgcccgttctagttccataTGCTTCAATCAATGATTTGCACTTTACAGTAATATCGTGGCCAGATGGTAACTAACGTTTATTTAtcttgcacttatcacagacaaaaggtcacaaagtgcagtacagtagtcaattaaaacgtATTGGCAATAAAAGGggccaaaataaaatacacagtaaaagatggtggtgcaataaaaaacacaaaacaaatttttaaaaagctaatAGGTTagagcagcggttcccaaactcaagaatgccgcggcccaatttgaaatctgaaaatcttctgcggcccactcaagcctttaatcacaaccagcgttgtcgacgggggggggggggtgtgctagtgagagtgtgttcacctgtgtgcgcggatgtgtcggcgcgcatcacggcagagcgatgcgacccgagaagtgttaagggggggggggggggtgctgagcgattaaatatatctcttgttctgcctgttttgtatggaggacttaaaatgacttaaatataaataaataaataaatgaatgcatgaataaatacaagaataaataaataaatgcttaaataaatgtataaatgaataaataaatgcttaaataaatgtataaataaataaatacatgtataaataaatgtataaataaatgtataaataaataaataaatacaggaatgaataaatataagttataaatcaacaagacatcattaaataaatatatttctgcatttctgtatttcttcatttatttatttctctatttatgtgtccacacgtatttcttcatttatttatgtgtgacatttacgtgtacatatattcaaatgagctggggcggtccgatcctctgtctgaagcatgattggtcaccggagtgtgatgcacctggtgtgttgtgctctactacttctgcctggcacatgacgctgaagttgactcgctcagctcaccgttagcagaagttagcctcgacagctttttgacttcagccgtttatcaattccaagaacactgagtacagactcgtgttcttttggagtctggtctttggagtctggttttgggagtccagactctcgaggacgcaggacggtctttctggtcttgtgacgtcaccacatcaactgttcttgcgcatgaatttactcaaattattcactgtaaaataatttacagtggagtagaatgtgttgcggtgttcactgttgtttggcgtaggctacgaataaacgataataaatatacaacgtctcgtagctttcctgacccagggtcgctacaatatgaagttatgaatcttaaccctcagtcaaattgacgtaacgttatcttttagtaaataataaactcgttgtgctctttagatcctcaaaaacctaattatatctcatgttttgccgctacggagacgtcagagccagcggagcatttcaataagtcctgccgagatcaggcttctctcggcggccacacagcacgctgaccgcccggagctcactggtcccgcgagcaggacctcaaatctccgtcgcatatccttattagactgaatctcgataaaccgaccacagatttgatgcttaaacaactaacttctcggctgaaaacatccttaaattacattccgtgactcaacaacagtagtatttagaatgtacagacaagaatgcataataaacgctgttcgtctacagatccaagtgctagggatcgattgcttctgtcttgctccctgatttgaccaatcctgttcaacaatgaggttcggaccgcccagctcatttgaatatacggacacgtaaatgtcacacataaataaatgaagaaatacgtgtggacacataaatagagatataaataaatgaagaaatacagaaatgtagaaatacatttatttaatgatgtcctgttgagttataacttatatatattaattgctgtatttatttctgtatttatacatttattcttgtatttatttatttatttatacatttatttaagcatttattcaattattcttgtatttattcatgcatttatttatttatttatttaagtcattttgagtcctccatagcggcggcgctgatcacaactctgatcaaaacataaactaggaatgattaaatgaccttcagaatttaaccgattaaaaatgtattaaccgacaatgtatgttttgcattccattttctccggagctcatatatatttactttaacccttgtgttgccttcgggtcattttgacccgattaaatatttaaccctccccccgcctttgggtcattttgacccgattcaatgtttcaccctcctgttacctttatatttactaacatattttaccctttgggttcaatttgacgccagcaattaaaacctccagaaaattattagaattaatattgttttccaagtttaagtgtgaggcactttatgtttgtttgttgactaccgaaagaacaccgacattaaacattgaatggggtcaaattaacccgaaggcggcaggagggtgtaatattgattcgggtcaaaatgacccgaaggcaacacaagggttaatactacaagagggcgccccatttgacattgttttgtttggcggtcagaaaaataggtcagataaaagaataacacgtaatttaaatcataaatatttttatattaatttcaaacttttcaaaattgaaaatttaaaacattttatttatttattgtaaataacctctcgcggcccacctgcagtaccttcacggcccaccagtgggccgcggcccacactttgggaatcgatGGATTAGAGGTAGTAGTAGTAGGCTATTTTAGCAAAAAGAAAAGTCAGACGGCTTCCCTAGCAACCGGCACGACGGAGCGGACTGATTTCGCTGCACATTATTTTCTAGCCGTTTTGCCGTATAAAAGCCCTCTGAGtaaaattcgtaatttgtgatattgggctatataaaataaacttcaTTGAatggaaatacattttaaaaagacccGCGGGAACCGTTTCGTGTCTCCCCGCCCGGCGGTGAATCACTTCCGATGACGTGATCTGTCATGGCGGACAAGGAGAAGCGCGGGTCCGGTGccgccgctgctcctcctcctcctcctcctcctccacggatGCCCGAGGGCAAAGCCGCCCGGTCGGACGGCGACAGGGAGTTCCTGTCGCAGGCCGGCGTCGGGGAGCTGCTCCGCGGGGCCATCTTGAAGATGGTGGAGGCCAGGTCGGACGACCCCATCGGGTTCCTCGCTGACCACTTCTGCAACCTGTCCTCGGTGACGGAGACCGGCGCAGCGGGAGGCGGCGACGTGGACCAGCTGAACAACGGCGGCGCGCAGGAGCAGCAGCGTCTCAACCGGGCGATGTGGCACCTGAGGCTGGCGCACCATTCCCAGAGGTAGAGAGATATGACATGACTTTAGATTAGTTTACATTATTCTAATGGGCCCTGTGAGCAAAACACTCACATTTTAATATAATGTCTGTTTTCTATAATTTTCCTTAGTATCCCTGTGAAATAAATAGTATTATATCAAAAGGATTTGatcaataaatgattattatagcCGTGGGTGTTTTTAGAATAACTCACAATACCATCACAACCTGCAGGCCACAATAATATTGGTGCTacaattagattagattagattagataatcctttattaggaTCAATAAAGCTATGATGCACAATATTCTGTAAAATTGTTGACAATGTGACTAATAACAAACCTCAATGCATACGAGTTAGACATATTGTAACTAATGGTTGATTTAATTATTaatgtatgtaaatgtatttagtttAGGTTTTgagatatttagatattttttaatggaatttaatttgtcaataacaaacattttaactgAATCATTGTTTTCTCTTTGCACCCCATCTCTCATTTTTTTTACTACAGATCTGCCTTCAGCAACAATGTTCGTGTGGCTTTTGACCTTTTGAACCTCACCGGGcccgtgaggcgttcaggtgacGCTCCCGAATGCCCCGATGGCTCCAGCACCGACAGCCcgacaaagggaggaggaggaggcggaggaggggttAAGGGAGGCCTCTACACACAGACCCTCCAGTGTCTGTGCAGCGAGG of the Pseudoliparis swirei isolate HS2019 ecotype Mariana Trench chromosome 11, NWPU_hadal_v1, whole genome shotgun sequence genome contains:
- the tpgs1 gene encoding tubulin polyglutamylase complex subunit 1 — its product is MADKEKRGSGAAAAPPPPPPPPRMPEGKAARSDGDREFLSQAGVGELLRGAILKMVEARSDDPIGFLADHFCNLSSVTETGAAGGGDVDQLNNGGAQEQQRLNRAMWHLRLAHHSQRSAFSNNVRVAFDLLNLTGPVRRSGDAPECPDGSSTDSPTKGGGGGGGGVKGGLYTQTLQCLCSEGGVPASTSAPLLQRLHCQDHEAVPHDIFRHGVLTCAVFSDYIRQAQRLYAEVCCPDQGPASRALCFAVLGTLKEALETSRGREAMDRCDNGNTKETSCPEANAKALRYLEASAKISPHMLGRAMAGAQTRGPGGNMDAKEFENAAAKLFITRVKVVS